One bacterium genomic region harbors:
- a CDS encoding alpha-L-arabinofuranosidase C-terminal domain-containing protein — MKKLVCAVLLALPLISLAQTAKIKIDIERTIAEIDPNIYGVFMEPIHFSGKRLGLPDTASFNTLYGNLYDPASPLADENGFRKDYIEAMKELKIANMRWPGGNFVMGYNWQDGIGPKALRPGRINLAWGGVDNNHVGTDEWIALNKAIGSENIICVNLGLATILDACHWVEYCNYTNGTHYSDLRAKYGHPKPYNVKIWDLGNEVDGSPWELGHKCAEDYVKIAREAAKAMRSVDQTIKLVASGSSYYESTGQWVEWNRKVLTGLADKIDYLSIHRYWEGSDDYYTFMGQSAMDFEEKITVPAAEIRAVKTMKNIENPIYISFDEWGTFGRDFLSVLPIAQCFNSFLRHADVVKMANFTMATSLLASDREKGTYRSPLFHVFKLFSNNCRGNSIDTYVQCDTFNTEKYKGIPYLDVTSVYARESKTVYVNVVNRHKGKSITADIFSNSGTFSGNAETTLLTVASLEEPFSYDKREQYLPVGRTIKTAGNKIVVSFPAHSFTQIKIALKP, encoded by the coding sequence ATGAAAAAACTAGTATGTGCCGTGCTGCTGGCTCTCCCGTTGATCTCATTAGCGCAGACCGCAAAGATCAAAATTGACATCGAGAGAACGATTGCGGAAATTGATCCGAACATTTATGGTGTGTTTATGGAACCCATTCATTTTAGCGGTAAAAGACTGGGTTTGCCTGACACGGCCAGCTTTAATACGCTGTATGGAAATTTATACGATCCCGCTTCGCCCTTGGCGGATGAGAACGGTTTTCGAAAGGATTATATCGAAGCCATGAAGGAGCTGAAGATCGCTAATATGCGCTGGCCAGGCGGGAATTTTGTCATGGGCTATAATTGGCAGGACGGCATCGGACCAAAGGCCCTGCGGCCTGGCCGCATCAATCTGGCCTGGGGAGGAGTGGATAATAACCACGTAGGTACCGACGAGTGGATCGCGTTGAATAAAGCAATAGGGAGCGAAAACATCATCTGTGTCAATCTTGGGCTGGCAACCATCCTCGATGCTTGTCACTGGGTTGAATACTGCAATTATACAAATGGCACCCATTATTCCGATTTACGGGCCAAGTATGGACACCCCAAACCCTATAACGTTAAAATTTGGGATCTTGGCAATGAAGTGGACGGCTCGCCCTGGGAACTGGGGCATAAATGCGCTGAAGATTATGTCAAAATCGCCCGGGAGGCGGCCAAGGCCATGCGGTCGGTGGACCAGACCATTAAATTGGTGGCGTCCGGCTCGTCCTATTATGAGAGTACCGGTCAATGGGTGGAATGGAACCGCAAAGTGCTGACCGGCCTGGCGGATAAGATCGATTATCTTTCCATCCATCGCTATTGGGAAGGCTCCGATGATTACTATACTTTTATGGGGCAAAGTGCGATGGATTTTGAGGAAAAGATTACTGTTCCAGCCGCTGAAATTCGCGCCGTCAAAACGATGAAAAACATCGAGAATCCCATCTATATCTCCTTTGATGAATGGGGCACTTTTGGCCGAGATTTCCTGTCCGTATTGCCTATTGCGCAATGTTTCAACTCTTTTCTGCGCCACGCCGATGTCGTTAAAATGGCCAATTTCACCATGGCGACCTCTTTATTGGCAAGCGACCGGGAAAAAGGCACCTACCGATCACCCTTGTTTCATGTATTTAAACTGTTCTCAAATAACTGTCGCGGCAATTCAATCGATACATACGTTCAATGCGACACTTTCAACACCGAAAAATACAAGGGTATACCCTATCTGGACGTCACCTCGGTTTATGCCAGGGAATCCAAAACCGTCTATGTCAACGTTGTTAACCGGCATAAGGGAAAAAGCATAACAGCTGATATTTTCAGCAACTCGGGCACGTTTTCCGGGAATGCCGAGACTACACTTTTAACGGTCGCTTCACTGGAAGAGCCGTTCAGTTATGACAAACGGGAGCAGTACCTTCCGGTCGGCAGAACCATAAAAACAGCAGGAAATAAAATCGTCGTTTCGTTCCCGGCGCATTCGTTTACCCAGATCAAAATTGCTTTAAAACCCTGA
- a CDS encoding glycosyl hydrolase family 8 encodes MVPWQKGAHETGKYRNVFLEAGYKQEDIDAKLAKAYYDVFEGPNRVYFQVGDTMAYISDLKNHDARTEGLSYGMMVAVQLDRKDVFDRLWRWTKKTMQHQGGARDAYFAWSVKPETGEHNAEGSASDGELYFITSLLFAGNRWGNHTGINYYGEARRILDAMWRKDGTAGIMNVINVKEKKITFVPDLSGYDWTDPSYHVPAFFEIWAEYAHDGKEPFYRECADSARAYLHRACSAPTGLNPDVTEFSGEPRRFGFMPAAFRFDSWRVPMNIAMDYSWYNKDGTWQQDYCKRIQNFLFCKGLDTFDDQFNLDGTPPAWILPAGGYQKLRHSLGLVATSAAASIMGTQAKSWKFVDAVWNAKLEPYEDGYFDPYYDGLLYLFSLMHLSGNYRIITPQTK; translated from the coding sequence ATGGTTCCCTGGCAAAAAGGAGCCCATGAAACCGGCAAGTACCGCAATGTTTTTCTGGAGGCCGGTTATAAACAGGAAGATATCGATGCAAAACTGGCTAAAGCCTATTATGATGTATTCGAGGGACCGAACCGTGTCTATTTTCAAGTGGGCGATACCATGGCCTACATATCCGATTTGAAGAATCACGATGCACGCACCGAGGGACTTTCGTACGGCATGATGGTCGCCGTTCAGCTTGACAGGAAAGATGTGTTCGACCGTTTATGGCGCTGGACGAAAAAGACGATGCAGCACCAGGGCGGCGCGCGCGATGCCTATTTTGCATGGAGCGTTAAACCGGAAACCGGCGAGCACAATGCCGAGGGTTCAGCTTCCGACGGCGAGTTGTATTTTATCACATCGCTGTTGTTCGCCGGCAACCGCTGGGGGAATCATACCGGCATCAACTATTACGGAGAGGCGCGCAGAATTCTCGATGCCATGTGGCGTAAGGATGGAACAGCGGGGATTATGAATGTAATTAATGTCAAGGAGAAAAAGATTACATTCGTGCCGGACCTGTCGGGTTATGACTGGACCGATCCTTCTTATCATGTACCGGCCTTTTTCGAGATATGGGCTGAATACGCCCACGATGGTAAAGAACCGTTCTATAGAGAATGCGCCGATTCGGCCCGCGCTTATTTGCACCGGGCTTGTTCAGCTCCAACCGGTTTGAATCCCGACGTTACTGAATTCTCGGGCGAACCGCGGAGGTTCGGTTTTATGCCGGCGGCTTTCCGTTTCGATTCATGGCGCGTACCCATGAATATTGCGATGGATTATTCATGGTACAATAAAGACGGGACCTGGCAGCAGGATTATTGCAAAAGAATCCAGAACTTTCTTTTCTGCAAGGGCCTGGATACATTCGACGATCAATTCAATCTGGATGGAACTCCCCCCGCCTGGATACTTCCGGCCGGCGGCTACCAGAAATTGCGCCATTCATTGGGATTGGTAGCAACTTCTGCGGCGGCCTCGATCATGGGCACACAGGCAAAAAGCTGGAAATTTGTCGATGCCGTGTGGAATGCAAAACTGGAACCTTACGAGGATGGATACTTTGACCCGTACTATGATGGTCTTCTCTACCTGTTCAGTTTGATGCATCTAAGCGGAAACTATCGGATTATTACTCCTCAGACCAAATAA
- a CDS encoding prolyl oligopeptidase family serine peptidase, which translates to MKHLTIGIFALLCINCYGQPYSKSWKDLNYAGDSFQYHRLDIYLPVIEKPTYPVVISIYGSAWFGNNLKGSDLATFGKALLDAGFAVVTPNHRSSMDAKFPAQIQDIKAVIRFIRTNAAKYQIDTSFIGINGFSSGGHLSALAGTSRFTKQFTVGSTTYDIEGNVGSDTTVSSSVHAVVDWSGPTDLLVLDSCRSTPLHDGANSPESLLIGGSVQDNQDKAMLANPITYIDANDPPFLILHGDADQTVPSCQSTLLFDALQKANVPSQLVLIPNAQHGTGMFSEKYFKMMIDFFTTISGMTAVDVKESKNSSKFSSFSNYPNPFNPSTTIEYSLKDDSIIEIKIFDNFGRLVRSLFKGQSTSGTHNLAWDGRDDNDKQLSSGLYYYQIKSETFSSANKMLLLK; encoded by the coding sequence ATGAAACACCTTACAATTGGTATCTTTGCTTTACTATGCATCAATTGTTACGGCCAACCATATTCGAAAAGCTGGAAAGATTTGAATTACGCTGGCGACTCATTCCAATATCACAGGTTAGATATTTATCTGCCTGTAATTGAAAAGCCGACATATCCTGTGGTGATTTCAATTTATGGAAGCGCATGGTTTGGTAATAATTTAAAAGGAAGCGATCTTGCAACCTTTGGCAAGGCATTGCTCGATGCCGGTTTTGCTGTTGTTACTCCGAACCACCGTTCGAGCATGGATGCAAAATTTCCCGCACAAATTCAGGACATCAAAGCCGTTATTAGATTTATTCGGACAAATGCTGCAAAATATCAAATTGATACTTCTTTTATAGGGATAAACGGATTTTCATCAGGTGGTCACCTGTCTGCATTAGCGGGAACTTCCCGATTTACTAAACAATTTACGGTCGGCTCGACCACCTATGATATAGAAGGCAATGTCGGATCAGATACGACAGTCAGCAGCTCAGTCCATGCGGTGGTCGACTGGTCGGGGCCTACAGACCTTCTGGTGCTGGATTCCTGCAGGAGCACTCCTCTTCATGACGGCGCCAATTCCCCCGAATCACTCCTCATAGGGGGCTCGGTTCAGGACAACCAGGATAAAGCAATGTTGGCAAATCCCATAACTTACATCGATGCAAACGATCCTCCATTTCTTATTCTTCATGGCGATGCAGATCAGACAGTGCCCAGCTGTCAAAGTACATTGCTTTTTGATGCTCTGCAGAAAGCGAATGTACCGAGTCAACTTGTTTTGATTCCCAATGCACAGCATGGGACAGGCATGTTTTCAGAAAAGTACTTCAAAATGATGATCGATTTTTTCACGACGATTTCCGGGATGACCGCAGTTGATGTCAAGGAGAGTAAAAATTCATCCAAGTTTTCGAGCTTTTCAAATTACCCCAACCCTTTTAATCCATCGACGACAATCGAATATAGTCTGAAGGATGACTCAATAATTGAGATCAAGATTTTTGATAATTTTGGCCGACTTGTAAGAAGCCTTTTCAAGGGCCAATCAACTTCCGGAACACATAATTTAGCCTGGGATGGCCGTGATGATAATGATAAGCAGCTATCAAGCGGTCTTTATTATTACCAAATCAAATCAGAAACTTTTTCTTCTGCTAATAAAATGTTGTTATTGAAATAA